A region of the Channa argus isolate prfri chromosome 3, Channa argus male v1.0, whole genome shotgun sequence genome:
aataacttttagttGTAGGGGAGTGAGGGAGAGTTTGGAGTGAGAGCTTGGTGGGTGGCAGAGGGCTCCATTTTTCCTtattgttttttgggttttggcGCTGCCTGCTAccttttctccttcttccaTCCTCATCCCCCTTTTTCCTCCACTCTGCTCTTCTTCTCCTTCCGACTCTCCTCTCCCATCTCCCGCCGTGGGGTCTCAGCTATCCGtctccctccccccctccctcgCTCCCTACCTCCCCCGCGCCCTGCTGGGAGCCTCCGGGCTGCTGCGCCGCACGAGGATGTCTCGCAGGGAATCTCCGCCACCGCCTTCGCCACCTCCACCCCCTCAGCTGCTTGGAGTTCGGAGAGGAGAGGTGGAGTGTGAAGATCGTCCGGAGCGTGCCGAGCCGCTGTCCGACACCGAGAGGGAGATCATCCAGGATACATGGGGACACGTCTACAAGAACTGCGAGGATGTGGGGGTGTCAGTGCTCATAAGGTAAGTTTTGTCAGGAGATGAAAGCTGAGAATTTCAGCATGAGTCACTCAGCATGAGTGAACTTAAGAACAAGAGATCAGTTGACATCTTTAGTGATAAATATGCTGCAAGTTTATGGCTGTGTGTTGATCTAACACTATCAGTTCAGTTTGCCTGCTGCTGTAACTTTGTCTGGATTTATAATTTTCCTTACAGCGATTCTGTCCCTTTCTATTAATTATGATGTCAGTAATTATTCTTTGTGATCACATTACTATTTAGTGCATCTTTTATAAATAGTGGTTGAAAATCTTTGCTCTTATTGGTCCTCTGTTGTTGGCCTCCCTTGGTTTCTGAATAATtcctttttttgcattaaaaaaagcaacgtgaaaggaaagtgagcaAGGTATTTTCAGCAAAAGACCCCTCACTATAACCAAGCAAATTTTTAATGTTACAACAATGAGAGAAAAGTCACACAACATTCTTTTAATGATGAAGATTTCTGTAGCTTCTGAGAGAACTGACTGCTTCACAGCCTCACATCTGCACAGGGTTTaaggaattattttatttttattatgagaATTGGATCCATTACCTCTggtaaaaatatacatttattatattaagttGGCACAATCATTTGACCTATGGCCATGGGTCTGATGATTAATTGACATTCTTAGCAAACCTACTGTTGTGTTTGAAATTACATGCCAAAAACACCGTATTAAATAATATGgaatatgaaatataatatcTACTGTCAGTAGTTTAgcttttctcctttctccaaCGAAAGGATTTTTATCCAATCAGACCTAGGCCACTTTTgtatgtggttttatttttatctctgaCATTGTGGCTGCTGTCAAGATGGTCAGATCGGATTTTTTTTATGCCTGACTTCTGTGTGCAGAAGTGTGCGAAAACTGTGTGTCATTATTCAGTGTCAGGTTTCAGTATGTCACTGTCTAGTAAAGAGAAACATGGAGCAGAGAAACAACAGAGATAGCGCTAAATGGAGTATTGATAAAGGTTTCACATTTGTTGAACAATAATGGAGGAACTTCTGTTCCAGCaaaatttaaaagaacattGTTAACTGAACAGTTATGAGGAAACTCCATTCTCCTTTTGCACAAATAACATTGTATTGTACCTTCATTGTTCACATTTTAGTTAATTTAAGCATGCAGAGCTGTATACACTTACAAACATGAATTTTAACCATCAACATAAACAATTTTGAGCATTGGGCCTTAAATCTGAACATATCTGTCTTGGCATCAAAACGTGCCAGATAATGACATATAGAATAAGAATAACAACGGCTGCCCTTGTTTAGCCACATAGGCCACACACAGTCACGCAGATACACACACTGGGTTCTGCACCCTTTCCCTTTACTTCTTGTCAATAACTGAGTTGTGAAGGGAAGGAATGAACATCATAACTGGAATCCCAGTGATAAGAATAATGGAGGCTGCACTTTGCATAGGCCACATGCACAtgcttgcacacacacgcacacacacacacacacacacacacacacacacacacacacacacacacacacacacacacagacacaatccCTTAACCTCTCTCTAATACAGTAATTTAGCTGTGACAAGTGCAGTTAAGGAAGGAACATCACTTTCCACATTCTTGTCACACTGACAAGACACAACATCTTTGAGATAGTGAAATTTGTTTCTCATGCATTTACATTAATCTTAGCTTAAATTTATGTAGAGAAGAGAGTTTATGTCTTATAAATCTGCATCTTTGAATAATCTGTAAgcgtcttgttttttttattattcgtGACTCTTTCTCTGTCATTGCCACTGTCGTCTTAAGTTGTCAAAATGTATCCATAAACATAGAATCCAACATTTTTTCCAAGACCCTAATCTTGAACAGGCATAAATCTCTGTGAAGCTTAACTGCAGTCCACTTTCATGTAACACGGTCTGACTGTGAGTTTTTGTTTCTCCTCAGGTTTTTTATATATCAGAGCAGAACCATCAGATTAATTTGAATGTCCCTAGCTAAACTGTCTCTGTCACACTGTGAAAGCCCTTAAGGGCTTGTTAAAATCGGCACCCAGTCATGACCAAGGAGACTGTGAGTGAGACTAACTGATTTTTAGTTTGGGGTGATGAGAATCCATTGCGGAAGAGAGTGGAAGGTGCACTTTGGATGACAGAGGGCAAATGTCTCCCCTCCATGCCTCACTACtacttgttttctcttttttttaattctttatgtttatttatttccctAATTTAACcaattttttcccccttgaTGAAAAGATGCCATTCTTCTTACCTTTTATTTCTCAATTAGTCATGATGACTGTCAAATCAATTACACCAACTCTGCCAAGCATATAACATCCAAGAATTTGTTTTGCAGACTTGTCATTTAAGAATCAACTGAAAGCATCTGTTAACAGTGTACTAGACAGACAATCACTTTTAAAGGCTTTATTCATATATAATACTATTCCCAAATACTAAACCAGgaatgttgttgtgttttgtgaagTTTTCCCAAAAACTTTTAGAGTTGTTTAATGAATAGTTAAATGTTTTGGCAAGTTTGCTATGTCTGTTCTTCAAAAATGAGATTACTGAATGCAACTTTTTAGCTTAGCTGACAACGGGAAACAAGAGGAAACAACTAACTTGGGTTAACGGTACTCTAGGCAGTTGTGAGAGCTGCTAGTAGccggtggggggggggggggttgttacCATTACACAGAGGCAGGCTTTTATGCTAAGGTAATGGATTGTTGTCTGTCACTTGGTACAAACCATGCAGACATGATAATGACATCGATCTTCTTTTCCAACTTCCCACCAGACAACAAATCAAAGTCTTCTGGTGGGAAGTTAGAAAAGAAGCTCGATGTCATTATCATGTCTATCATGTCTCCCTTTTCCTTATTACTGAACATAAGGAAAAGGGTCCACATCACAATACATGTAATGCTATGCCAGCAGATTGCTTTTGTCTGATTGCTTGTCCAAAATCCAAACATATTTAGTTTACATTCATATAAAATTGAGGATTTGCATTTTTGCCTCATATTAGACTTGAATGCTACAATTATAATTACAGTTGAGTTTCTCAGTTGTGTGGCCTGAGGCTACCATTGGGTCAGGGTCTTGCTTGTTGAGAACCTATTTTTAAGATCAGGGCACAACAACCATCTTGAGAACACAGATTTGCATTTGCATGTCGATCTATCTGCTTGGATGCATGAAGAAAATAGACGATAGCACTAGTAAATGTTTAGCAGAGGAATGttttcccattcttgtctgatgcaggattctagcttcTCAACAATCCTGGGCCTTGGTTGCCAGATCTTCTTTTCTATAATGTACCacatgttttctattggtgaaggGTCTAAAACTGGGATTATTTCAATGTTTAATTGTTAGGAGAAATTAGTGTACACACCATTTCCACTAATTGTAGTGTTGCATTGTAGGATACTTTAAGTGCACTACTATATATAGTGGATAATTTAGACACTCAACATTCAGACACTACCAAATAATTGTTAATCCACAATATAGTGAGTAGGGGGTAATTTCAGACACAACCATAGACCTTAGCCATGTGAAAAATATGTCCTCAAAGTACCAATGGTGTTGCTCGGGGTTGTTCTTGCAACTCTAACACTCTTTCTAACTTTAATTAAAGCACTTATCTCACTCCATTATTATTGCTGCCTTGGCTTTGATTACTTCATTTAAATGCAGAGACAGATGAAAGAATGTGTTCGGCGCTTTCCAAAGTACTAAATACCAGTCCTCCCTCACACATGGACAAAATGTTTCTCACTATGCTTCAATGAACATGTCAGATTGCTGTTTTGAAACATATTGAAAATCAAATAGTCACTGTGATGCCCAGCGGCAGGGCCATAGAGGTGAGAAAATCGGTCACTTGGTTGGTCAGCCAATTAGATTGAGACTGAAATATCTTCACAGCTGTTGGGTGGACTTTCATGGCATGCTGTAGAGACAGCCATGTTTCCCAGAGACTGAATCCCACTAAGTTATAAGACTGTGTGACTTTTTGTCAGTTGTTTCTACCAGATCAACATTTTAACTTGCTCTGTAGAATACGTCAACACCTGCTGAATGAAATAGTACAACATTTGGTTCAGATAATCCTGATTCCTAGATTATACCTATGGCTGAGGTAATCTCTTGGGGTTTCTTGTAGCCCCAGCATGAGggtaacatttgtggatttctcAACAGCTATTGGATGTAAATGACCAATACCTACTTCTAGTTATCCTCcaaatgtaaattgtaaaacTGGTAACATAGTGTATGCTGGATACAACTACTGTACAGTGTCTAaggaaattgtttaatttaattttccacatttcctTTGgtcatacaccaatcagccataacattaaacCCACGCAGTTTCACCTGTGAAGGGTAATGTGCCTGTTGCATATTTTCgtttattatactgtaaaacCTTGCCCAGGCAACAGGGGGTTTGACATTTATCATTCTAACACAGGGAcaggaacaaaaagaagaattatttttctttttcagacaaAGCATCTGAGCGCCCAGTGTTTCTAAAGCCTTGCAGGTTACTTTCATGTTTGTCTAAGTAAAACAAGGGCTCTGTACCATTGTACTGTCACAAAGGAACGATGTGCATATGTATCATGACAGCTGGTAGAGCCAAACTAGAATTGCTAGAGCCACACTGAGCCTCTGTAGGCTTGGCATGACATAGGATCTAGGGGATGTGGATGAACTATTAAGTATTATAGCAGTGCTGCTCAGGGTCAAACTCCATTTGGGAAATATCTGCACTAGCAATTCTAGTTAGCAGAAGCACAAACAAGGTTTGAAGTGGGTGAGAGCATACATAGATCTGTGCAGATGTAAATACATCGGTTTTTCAGTAAGTGTTTGCCTGTCTTTAAGTTTCCGCAGATCTGTGTTAACTATAGCCTGCATAGTTTTATCTGTCAAATGTCTTATAACTCCCTTGAGCTAAGCCTGTAGAAGATTTATTTCTTTGGCATGAACTTCCTCTTTCTCTGAGCTGCTGTGAGCTTGCAGTCGGCTGTAAAAACTGCTGAACCCCTGAATCAAAACAAATCTAAGTAACTAGAATCCCACAAGATGGTTTACATTTTCGTTGTTTCTCTTCCCTTCACTTAGATCTACCAGGGTGGTTCAAGAATGGAATTTACTACATCTGCACCTAAAAGAACTCTCTGTTTGCTCTGGGCAGAGCTTGAACATGGTGCAGACATATCTCAGATTAATTCTATTTCCTTCCACATCAGACAATGTCTTTTGAAATGTTCAAAATGCTTCAAAGTTAAACTTTGAAAGTACCACATATTTTACCTGATAAAACAAGAGctgaaaatgtttcttataTTTCTAATTACATGACAGGCCTGattatgtgtattattatttattgtgctATGTTTTAAGCAAAATTAATTTAGGTTTAAATTTAAGCTACACATTCCAGATGTCTACTCTTTACTCCAAATGATTAGACTGCTATGTTGTGAAATTTGGGGAATCGTACCCCCTTTTTTTACAACCATCATAAGGGAAAATTAGAAGTTGTCCAAGGATTTGTTTTGaagtaaaaactgcaaaagtaATAACAATCTGCCCCAAGGATCAGCCCCAGCAGTGGCAGTGGTAAGTAgtaaaaacactacaaataTGTCAAAAGTCTAAACTTCAGGTTATTACATTAAGATATGGGGTTTAGCATCACAAGGTTTAATATGAATAGAGAAAGatcaaatataatttattgtGCACTGATCTCAACAGCACTAATGAATTAAACCCTAATTTGATTAAATCCATCCAAGAAAGTAATCAGCCATCTACTATAGCTTATAtaaatgtcagtaaataaactatatttttatGTGACTATGACATCGCAAAGCAAAATAATGATTGTACAGCCTTTTAATATGCTTAATACTGTGCCTTCAATAGGTGTACTTCAGGCTAATTCACTTGCAGCACCAGACACGCATGGAAATTAAACACCACTTTTCGGCACACCTGCATCCAATTACACTGAAAGGGGTCTGATCAATCTTAACTATCAGGATCTCATCAGTGCTTCTGCACTGGAAAGGTTTCTGGCAGGCAGAGATGGATTACACACAGTGCAGACATTGAAAAGctacaaaatatgaaacaacaagaaaaacaatctaataataaaaagatgaaaaatgtatatCATGCTCTTATAGTAAATGCCTTTAGTAATCATCTGTAAAGTgacaaaatagaaaacacagtaaCTTTGAAGCCctgtgtaaatttaaaaagaatagaTTTTGTTGAATTCATTTAGAGATTCCAGTAGGATTTGTCACAGTTAAACCTAGTAGATGTCAAAGCTCTCATGttataaataacaattttaagTAAAGATACAGCATCTGTACTGTCCATATAATCTTTTTTGCCCTTAAATCAAAGCTCCCTTTGCTGTCtgtttttaggattttaaaGCTTGCGTTTCTTATATTCAttgtgaaatatatatatatccaaaaAATTATACACAACAGGAGCAGTTTCCTTCTGCTCATTTAGCTTCCTCTGTTAGCATTTTTTATACTGCCATCTAATGAAGGAAAAAAGTATATAGCCAAGTCCACAATgatttggtgtttgtgtttgtgtttatgtaaatcGAACTAGCTGTGCATTTTACACCTGTAATttcaagtgtgttttattttttctagttTGTCAGACAAAAGAAGAAGCTACTGGTAAAAtatgtgcatgtctgtctgATATCTCCACTGTATGCTTTGTGACTAAACATATAACAAGAATAACAGCATGTAGTGGCcctttaaaggaaaaaacactgaTTTTCCCAAATTCCTGTTATTGTTCGCACACAGAGattaaaacagacaataaatgGCATCTACTCATTACATAACGTTTGTGAATCAAAAACATGATTTATCAGCTAATTAATGACTCAAACCCAAAATGGGtataatagtttttctttttataaggATGTGATAAACTGAAAATCTTTGATGGTGCTGGATGAAATTTCATGGTATCcccaaaattacaataaatggaaaggaaaaataaatatctgtatCAACTTTCATGGCAGTGCAAAACATCAAGGCCAGCCATGTCTGAACCAATGTAATCTAACATCCACCTACtgttgtgtgacaaaacaacaacttgtcttttttttgtctgactttCACAACTGTAGGTTCTTTGTGAACTTCCCATCAGCCAAACAGTACTTCAGCCAGTTCCAGGACATGGAGGATCCTGAGGAGATGGAACGAAGCAGCCAACTTCGCCACCACGCCCGAAGGGTGATGAACGCCATCAATACTGTAGTGGAGAACCTTCATGACCCAGAGAAGGTGTCGTCAGTGCTGGCCTTGGTGGGAAAGGCTCATGCTATCAAGCACAAGGTGGAACCAATGTACTTCAAGGTAAATTATCCACTCTGTTATACTAAAAACACCTTTTAATTGCTGCCAACACTATAAGTCCTGATAATTAAACTTATTTAAGCAACATGCAAAAGGAATGAAAtaggaaatgtattttgaaCTAACAAATGCTGATTTGATGTAATGTACACTGTAGTTTAAATAACTCAAGAAATCTGTATACTTCCTATAGTACTTAATAATTCACCTTAAATGTGCCTTTCACATAGAACATATACTACACACAATTACTGTTAACTTAAAATTCATTTAAGTTGAAGTTCACAGTTACATGAACAGCTGTGAGATTTACTTGTTAAAACCAGGCGAACCAATAGTCTTACAAAGACCAACTAATTGTTACTCGTGTGACATTAGTGCATCAGacatattttctaaatgaatgactttcagtttcattaactttccctttagtaatGGTTTTGTAACAATTAGCTGTAATTACTCTGATCAGCCTCACAACAGTTTAAAACATACATCACTGACAGGTGCAAATTGTGCCAGCATGCTTGGATCCTGCTGATATTTGCTTGCCAGTATTGCAGACTGGGCATAGTTTGGGCATTGATGCTAGTCACTGGTGTAATAATGTTATTGGCTCTTTTGCTGCTACTTGTTTTAAGATAACTCAAAACAATAAGTTAATCATTTTCTTGACCCTGCAATAAAGTTTTTGTTATAAAACTAGTACTCATATTTTGAAAAAGGTTAAC
Encoded here:
- the cygb2 gene encoding cytoglobin-2; amino-acid sequence: MSRRESPPPPSPPPPPQLLGVRRGEVECEDRPERAEPLSDTEREIIQDTWGHVYKNCEDVGVSVLIRFFVNFPSAKQYFSQFQDMEDPEEMERSSQLRHHARRVMNAINTVVENLHDPEKVSSVLALVGKAHAIKHKVEPMYFKILSGVMLEVLSEDFPEFFTAEVQVVWTKLFGAVYWHVTGAYTEVGWLQVSSSAV